From Streptomyces sp. NBC_01460, a single genomic window includes:
- the dxr gene encoding 1-deoxy-D-xylulose-5-phosphate reductoisomerase has product MGGMSDSPSPLADPHRVFDATEGRRDLVILGSTGSIGTQAIDLVLRNPGRFRVTALSAAGGRVRLLAEQARQLRVRTVAVADEGKVPALTEALREEYGTGEPLPEVLAGPDAATDLAASDCHTVLNGITGSIGLAPTLAALKAGRTLALANKESLIVGGPLVKALAAPGQIIPVDSEHAALFQAVAAGKRADVRKLVVTASGGPFRGRTRAELADVTREQALAHPTWAMGPVITVNSATLVNKGLEVIEAHLLYDIPFDRIEVVVHPQSYVHSMVEFTDGSTLAQATPPDMGGPIAIGLGWPERVPDAAPAFDWTKASSWEFFPLDTEAFPSVGLARHVGTLGGTAPAVFNAANEECVEAFLSGRLPFNGIMDTVTTVVAEHGTPATGTSLTVADVLEAETWARSRARELSAAATAEAHV; this is encoded by the coding sequence ATGGGGGGCATGAGCGACAGCCCCTCACCCCTCGCCGATCCGCATCGTGTCTTCGACGCGACGGAAGGCCGCCGGGATCTGGTGATCCTCGGCTCCACCGGGTCCATCGGCACCCAGGCCATCGACCTGGTCCTGCGCAACCCCGGCCGTTTCCGCGTCACCGCGCTCTCCGCCGCGGGCGGCAGGGTCCGGCTCCTCGCCGAGCAGGCGCGGCAGCTGCGCGTACGCACGGTCGCGGTCGCCGACGAGGGCAAGGTGCCGGCGCTCACCGAGGCCCTGCGCGAGGAGTACGGCACGGGGGAGCCGCTCCCGGAGGTCCTGGCCGGCCCCGACGCGGCCACCGATCTCGCGGCGAGCGACTGCCACACCGTGCTGAACGGCATCACCGGCTCGATCGGCCTCGCCCCCACGCTCGCCGCGCTGAAGGCCGGCCGCACCCTCGCCCTGGCCAACAAGGAGTCGCTGATCGTCGGCGGCCCGCTGGTGAAGGCGCTGGCCGCCCCCGGGCAGATCATCCCGGTCGACTCCGAGCACGCCGCGCTCTTCCAGGCCGTGGCCGCGGGGAAGCGCGCCGACGTCCGCAAGCTGGTCGTGACCGCCTCCGGCGGACCCTTCCGCGGCCGTACGCGCGCCGAGCTGGCCGACGTGACCCGGGAGCAGGCCCTGGCGCATCCGACCTGGGCCATGGGCCCGGTCATCACCGTCAACTCCGCGACCCTGGTCAACAAGGGTCTGGAGGTCATCGAGGCGCACCTGCTCTACGACATCCCGTTCGACCGCATCGAGGTCGTGGTCCACCCGCAGTCGTACGTGCATTCGATGGTGGAGTTCACCGACGGCTCCACCCTCGCCCAGGCGACCCCGCCCGACATGGGCGGGCCCATCGCCATCGGTCTCGGCTGGCCCGAGCGGGTCCCGGACGCGGCCCCCGCCTTCGACTGGACGAAGGCATCCAGCTGGGAGTTCTTCCCGCTCGACACCGAGGCGTTCCCCTCGGTCGGGCTCGCCCGGCACGTGGGCACCCTCGGCGGCACGGCGCCCGCCGTGTTCAACGCGGCCAACGAGGAGTGCGTGGAGGCGTTCCTGTCCGGACGGCTCCCCTTCAACGGCATCATGGATACGGTCACGACGGTGGTGGCCGAACACGGCACCCCTGCCACGGGAACTTCACTGACGGTCGCGGACGTCCTGGAAGCGGAGACCTGGGCCCGGTCCAGGGCCCGTGAACTCTCGGCGGCAGCGACAGCGGAGGCGCACGTATGA
- a CDS encoding M50 family metallopeptidase: MSMTTILMTILGIAIFAVGLLFSIAWHELGHLSTAKLFGIRVPQYMVGFGPTVWSRKRGDTEYGIKAIPAGGYIRMIGMFPPGPDGRIEARSTSPWRGMIEDARSAAFEELEPGDETRLFYTRKPWKRVIVMFAGPFMNLVLAVAIFMGVAMTFGFQTQTTEVAGVQQCVIAQSENRDTCKSSDPVSPAKAAGLEEGDTIVAFNGQKIDDWATLSDRIRQTIGPATLTVERDGREQTLSAVLKKNAVAKKDADGEVVPDQYISAGYLGFAAKTEILPLSFGDSVVRMGDMIENGVDSIIALPSKIPDLWNAAFGDGERADDSPVGVVGAARIGGEVMNLDVPAQNQIAMMLFLLAGFNLSLFLFNMLPLLPLDGGHIAGALWEALRRNVAKVFKRPDPGPFDVAKLMPVAYVVAGIFICFTLLVLVADIVNPVKIT, from the coding sequence ATGAGCATGACGACGATCCTGATGACGATCCTCGGGATCGCCATCTTCGCCGTGGGTCTGCTGTTCTCGATCGCCTGGCACGAACTGGGCCACCTGTCGACGGCCAAGCTCTTCGGCATCAGGGTGCCCCAGTACATGGTCGGCTTCGGGCCGACGGTCTGGTCGCGCAAGAGGGGCGACACCGAGTACGGCATCAAGGCCATCCCCGCCGGCGGCTACATCCGCATGATCGGCATGTTCCCCCCGGGGCCCGACGGCCGGATCGAGGCACGCTCGACCTCGCCCTGGCGCGGCATGATCGAGGACGCCAGGTCCGCGGCCTTCGAGGAGCTCGAGCCGGGCGACGAGACGCGCCTCTTCTACACGCGCAAGCCGTGGAAGCGCGTGATCGTGATGTTCGCCGGGCCCTTCATGAACCTGGTCCTCGCCGTCGCGATCTTCATGGGCGTGGCGATGACCTTCGGCTTCCAGACCCAGACCACCGAGGTCGCGGGCGTCCAGCAGTGCGTGATCGCGCAGAGCGAGAACCGCGACACCTGCAAGTCGTCGGACCCGGTCTCGCCGGCGAAGGCCGCGGGTCTCGAGGAGGGCGACACGATCGTCGCCTTCAACGGGCAGAAGATCGACGACTGGGCCACCCTGTCGGACAGGATCCGGCAGACCATCGGCCCCGCCACCCTCACCGTGGAGCGCGACGGCCGGGAACAGACCCTGAGCGCCGTGCTCAAGAAGAACGCCGTCGCCAAGAAGGACGCCGACGGTGAGGTCGTCCCGGACCAGTACATCAGCGCCGGCTACCTCGGCTTCGCCGCGAAGACGGAGATCCTGCCGCTCTCCTTCGGCGACTCGGTCGTCCGCATGGGCGACATGATCGAGAACGGCGTCGACTCGATCATCGCCCTGCCCTCCAAGATCCCCGACCTCTGGAACGCGGCGTTCGGCGACGGCGAGCGTGCCGACGACTCGCCGGTCGGTGTGGTCGGCGCGGCCCGGATCGGCGGCGAGGTGATGAACCTCGACGTCCCGGCGCAGAACCAGATCGCGATGATGCTGTTCCTGCTGGCCGGCTTCAACCTCTCGCTGTTCCTGTTCAACATGCTCCCGCTGCTCCCGCTCGACGGCGGGCACATCGCGGGCGCGCTCTGGGAAGCCCTGCGCCGCAACGTGGCCAAGGTCTTCAAGCGGCCCGACCCCGGCCCCTTCGACGTGGCGAAGCTCATGCCCGTCGCCTATGTGGTCGCCGGGATCTTCATCTGCTTCACGCTGCTGGTGCTGGTCGCCGACATCGTGAACCCGGTGAAGATCACCTGA
- the aroA gene encoding 3-phosphoshikimate 1-carboxyvinyltransferase, with the protein MTVIDIPGSKSVTARALFLAAAANGTTTLLRPLHSDDTEGFTEGLTHLGYGVSREPDRWHIEGRPSGPAAEDAEVHCRDGATTARFLPTLAAAASSGTYRFDASAQMRRRPLAPLTQALRALGVDLRHEGAEGHHPLTIEASGVKGGTLTLDAGESSQYLTALLMLGPLTDEGLRIDVTELVSAPYIEITLAMMRSFGVEVVREGNTFTVPPGGYRATTYAVEPDASTASYFFAAAALTGREVTVPGLGTGALQGDLRFTDVLRRMGADVRTTADSTTVSSSGRLSGLTVNMRDISDTMPTLAAIAPFAGSPVRIEDVANTRVKECDRLEACAENLRNMGITVHTGPDWIEIHPGTPRPAEIVTHGDHRIVMSFAVAGLRTPGVSYDDPGCVRKTFPRFHEEFAAFVAGGAAGK; encoded by the coding sequence GTGACCGTCATAGACATCCCCGGATCCAAGTCCGTCACCGCCCGCGCCCTGTTCCTGGCCGCGGCTGCGAACGGCACCACCACCCTTCTGAGGCCCCTCCACTCGGACGACACCGAGGGGTTCACCGAGGGCCTGACCCACCTCGGCTACGGGGTGAGCCGTGAACCGGACCGATGGCACATCGAGGGGCGCCCCTCGGGGCCCGCCGCCGAGGACGCCGAGGTCCACTGCCGTGACGGCGCCACCACCGCGCGCTTCCTGCCCACGCTCGCCGCCGCCGCGTCGTCCGGCACGTACCGCTTCGACGCCTCCGCGCAGATGCGCCGCCGGCCCCTCGCCCCGCTCACCCAGGCCCTGCGGGCCCTCGGTGTCGACCTGCGCCACGAGGGGGCCGAGGGCCACCACCCGCTCACCATCGAGGCGTCGGGCGTCAAGGGCGGCACACTCACCCTCGACGCGGGGGAGTCGTCCCAGTACCTCACCGCCCTGCTCATGCTCGGCCCGCTGACCGACGAAGGCCTCCGGATCGACGTGACGGAGCTGGTCTCGGCGCCGTACATCGAGATCACCCTCGCGATGATGCGCAGCTTCGGTGTCGAGGTCGTCCGGGAGGGGAACACCTTCACCGTCCCGCCCGGGGGCTACCGCGCCACGACCTACGCCGTCGAGCCCGACGCGTCGACCGCGAGCTACTTCTTCGCCGCGGCGGCCCTCACCGGCCGTGAGGTCACCGTTCCCGGTCTCGGCACCGGCGCGCTCCAGGGCGACCTGCGCTTCACCGACGTGCTGCGCCGCATGGGAGCGGACGTCCGCACGACCGCGGACTCCACGACCGTCAGCTCCTCCGGCCGGCTCTCCGGCCTGACCGTCAACATGCGCGACATCTCCGACACGATGCCGACCCTCGCCGCCATCGCGCCGTTCGCGGGTTCGCCCGTACGGATCGAGGACGTCGCCAACACCCGGGTGAAGGAGTGCGACCGGCTGGAGGCGTGTGCGGAGAACCTGCGGAACATGGGGATCACCGTGCACACGGGACCCGACTGGATCGAGATCCACCCGGGCACCCCTCGCCCCGCCGAGATCGTCACCCACGGCGACCACCGCATCGTGATGTCGTTCGCCGTCGCCGGACTGCGCACACCCGGCGTGAGCTACGACGACCCCGGCTGCGTACGGAAGACCTTCCCCCGGTTCCACGAGGAGTTCGCCGCGTTCGTGGCGGGTGGCGCCGCCGGGAAATGA
- a CDS encoding nucleotidyltransferase domain-containing protein — MMSRNDVLSVLALLRAAGTDVVVAGGWGVDALLGEETREHRDLDLLHVREQEPAVVAALESAGYTETLDWRPARFVLSHPSGLEIDLHPLEFAADGSAVQSSLDPAEPFRYPADCFVTGTVGTTTVRCISAEQQALFHQGYEPAERDVADMRRLREKFGLDTRF, encoded by the coding sequence ATGATGTCCCGGAACGACGTCCTGTCCGTCCTGGCCCTGCTGCGCGCGGCGGGCACCGACGTGGTGGTCGCGGGGGGCTGGGGCGTCGACGCCCTGCTCGGTGAGGAGACGCGCGAGCACCGTGACCTCGACCTGCTGCACGTCCGTGAGCAGGAGCCGGCGGTCGTGGCGGCCCTGGAGTCGGCCGGATACACCGAGACGCTGGACTGGCGTCCGGCCCGCTTCGTGCTCAGCCACCCCTCCGGGCTCGAGATCGACCTGCACCCGCTGGAGTTCGCCGCAGACGGCTCGGCCGTCCAGTCCTCCCTGGATCCCGCCGAGCCGTTCCGCTACCCCGCCGACTGCTTCGTCACCGGCACCGTCGGCACGACGACGGTGCGATGCATCTCCGCCGAGCAGCAGGCCCTGTTCCACCAGGGCTACGAACCGGCCGAGCGCGATGTGGCGGACATGCGGCGGCTGAGGGAGAAGTTCGGTCTCGATACGCGTTTCTGA
- a CDS encoding aldehyde dehydrogenase family protein, whose amino-acid sequence MTSTHAFWLAGRQATGEDSFDVTNPYDGRLVGTVSVPTDAQVEEAVAAAYAVREEFAATPAHVRVAALDHVVRRLTERTEEIAQLISAENGKPVKWARGEVGRAVSVFRFAAEEARRFNGGDAQRLDTDAGGTGRLGLTRRFPRGPVLGIAPFNFPLNLSAHKVAPAIAVGAPIILKPAPATPISSLILGELLAETDLPAGSWSVLTVPNDKMPALVQDERLPVISFTGSGPVGYAIMESVPRKHCTLELGGNGAAVVLGDYASEKDLDWAATRIATFSNYQGGQSCISVQRVIADAAVYDRLVPKIVAAVEALVTGDPSDAATDVGPLVSEDAARRVESWVDEAVTAGATLLTGGRRDGATYAPTVLTGVPDTATLADEEVFGPVLHIQRTDGEAEAFAAVNASKYGLQAGVFTHDLQTAFRAHRALEVGGVIIGDVPSYRADQMPYGGAKQSGVGREGVRYAMDDYTYERVLVLTGLAL is encoded by the coding sequence ATGACTTCCACCCACGCCTTCTGGCTCGCCGGCCGCCAGGCCACCGGCGAGGACAGCTTCGACGTCACCAACCCGTACGACGGCCGCCTCGTCGGCACGGTCTCCGTGCCGACCGACGCCCAGGTCGAGGAGGCCGTCGCCGCCGCGTACGCGGTGCGCGAGGAGTTCGCCGCGACCCCGGCGCACGTACGGGTCGCCGCGCTGGACCACGTCGTACGCCGCCTCACCGAGCGGACCGAGGAGATCGCCCAGCTGATCTCCGCCGAGAACGGCAAGCCCGTCAAGTGGGCCCGCGGTGAGGTCGGCCGTGCCGTGTCCGTCTTCCGGTTCGCCGCCGAGGAGGCCCGCCGCTTCAACGGCGGCGACGCCCAGCGGCTCGACACCGACGCGGGTGGCACCGGCCGCCTCGGGCTGACCCGGCGCTTCCCGCGCGGCCCGGTCCTCGGCATCGCGCCCTTCAACTTCCCGCTGAACCTGAGCGCCCACAAGGTCGCCCCCGCCATCGCCGTCGGTGCGCCGATCATCCTCAAGCCGGCACCCGCCACCCCGATCTCGTCCCTGATCCTGGGCGAGCTGCTGGCCGAGACGGACCTCCCGGCCGGATCCTGGTCCGTGCTGACCGTGCCCAACGACAAGATGCCCGCACTGGTCCAGGACGAGCGGCTGCCGGTGATCTCCTTCACGGGATCCGGCCCGGTCGGCTACGCGATCATGGAGTCGGTGCCGCGCAAGCACTGCACCCTGGAGCTCGGTGGCAACGGCGCGGCCGTCGTGCTCGGCGACTACGCCTCCGAGAAGGACCTGGACTGGGCCGCGACGCGCATCGCGACCTTCTCCAACTACCAGGGCGGCCAGTCCTGCATCTCCGTGCAGCGCGTGATCGCCGACGCCGCCGTGTACGACCGGCTCGTCCCGAAGATCGTCGCGGCCGTCGAGGCCCTGGTGACCGGTGACCCCTCCGACGCGGCCACCGACGTCGGCCCGCTGGTCAGCGAGGACGCCGCCCGCCGGGTCGAGTCCTGGGTCGACGAGGCCGTCACCGCCGGCGCCACGCTGCTGACCGGCGGCAGGCGTGACGGCGCCACGTACGCCCCGACGGTCCTCACCGGCGTCCCGGACACCGCGACCCTCGCGGACGAGGAGGTCTTCGGCCCGGTCCTGCACATCCAGCGGACCGACGGCGAGGCCGAGGCATTCGCCGCCGTCAACGCCTCCAAGTACGGACTGCAGGCGGGCGTCTTCACCCACGACCTGCAGACCGCCTTCCGCGCCCACCGCGCCCTGGAGGTGGGCGGCGTGATCATCGGCGACGTTCCCTCCTACCGCGCCGACCAGATGCCGTACGGCGGCGCCAAGCAGTCCGGAGTGGGCCGCGAGGGCGTGCGCTACGCCATGGACGACTACACCTACGAGCGGGTCCTCGTCCTCACGGGCCTGGCCCTGTAG
- a CDS encoding SUKH-3 domain-containing protein: protein MSTDEDALTAAGWHPGRDAGDRAMSAALMTTAVVPPATGIRGWELFPAARRALREFFGLVLHPVAEGADVAATGCVIDPREGRHALHALRALGDTVGEDVFPLGRTDADGLIAVTESGRLLCVDHGGRWLLGDTVADGLRALARGRAPRRITPRRWTWAVPVMHEDPLENAVRTALVGVYALHHRQLFDARALRLTVTALRGIGAQVLDRAVPLPGGSLDEFAAPLVARMRPLIDAEGAHLRSCALTVTVSVPEGTTAPYSSVSCAVRVGHSAAAPTATELSLAAGAGTAFGRPWEAVQGCVRDLDRYTGRVADRVVRPR, encoded by the coding sequence ATGAGCACGGACGAGGACGCGCTGACCGCCGCGGGGTGGCACCCCGGCAGGGACGCCGGTGACCGTGCCATGTCCGCCGCGCTCATGACCACGGCCGTCGTCCCACCCGCCACCGGCATCCGCGGCTGGGAGCTCTTCCCGGCCGCGCGGAGGGCGCTGCGCGAGTTCTTCGGGCTGGTGCTCCACCCTGTCGCGGAGGGCGCCGACGTCGCCGCGACGGGCTGCGTCATCGACCCCCGTGAGGGGAGACACGCGCTCCATGCCTTACGGGCGCTCGGTGACACAGTCGGGGAGGACGTGTTTCCGCTCGGCCGCACGGACGCGGACGGGCTGATCGCGGTGACCGAGTCGGGGCGCCTGCTGTGCGTCGACCACGGCGGCCGGTGGCTGCTCGGCGACACGGTGGCGGACGGGCTCCGTGCTCTGGCCCGAGGACGGGCTCCGCGCCGGATCACGCCCCGGCGGTGGACATGGGCGGTACCCGTCATGCACGAGGACCCGCTGGAGAACGCGGTGCGCACCGCACTTGTGGGGGTGTACGCGCTGCACCACAGGCAGCTCTTCGACGCCCGGGCCCTGCGGCTGACGGTGACCGCCCTGCGTGGCATCGGCGCTCAGGTACTGGACCGTGCGGTGCCACTGCCGGGTGGTTCCCTGGACGAGTTCGCCGCGCCGCTGGTGGCGCGCATGCGGCCGCTCATCGATGCCGAGGGGGCACACCTGCGAAGCTGCGCGCTCACGGTGACGGTGAGCGTCCCGGAGGGGACCACTGCCCCGTACTCCTCGGTGAGCTGCGCCGTACGGGTCGGGCACTCGGCGGCGGCTCCCACGGCGACGGAACTGTCCCTGGCAGCAGGAGCCGGGACGGCCTTCGGCCGGCCGTGGGAGGCCGTCCAGGGATGTGTCAGGGATCTGGACCGCTATACGGGTCGGGTGGCCGACCGGGTCGTACGGCCCCGCTGA
- a CDS encoding acyl-CoA dehydrogenase family protein, with translation MSAPSDIPQAPKVTEREARQVAEAAREQDWRKPSFAKELFLGRFRLDLIHPHPQPAPDDVRRGEAFLARLREFCETRVDGALIEREARIPDEVINGLKELGALGMKIETKYGGLGLTQVYYNKALALAGSANPSIGALLSAHQSIGVPQPLKMFGTQEQKDTFLPRLARTDISAFLLTEPDVGSDPARLATAAVPDGDDYVLDGVKLWTTNGVVADLLVVMARVPGSDGHKGGITAFVVEADSPGITVEHRNSFMGLRGIENGVTRFHQVRVPSANRIGPEGAGLKIALTTLNTGRLSLPAMCVGVGKWSLKIAREWTAVREQWGRAVARHEAVGAKISFIAATTFALEAVVDLSSQMADESRNDIRIEAALAKLYGSEMGWLISDELVQIRGGRGFETAASLAARGERAVPAEQMLRDMRINRIFEGSTEIMHLLIAREAVDAHLKVAGDIIDPDKPLSDKARAGANAAGFYARWLPKLVSGPGRLPNSYGEFRVPGYPDLSAHLRYVERSSRKLARSTFYAMSRWQGRMETKQGFLGRIVDIGAELFAMSAACVRAEHLRADDDHGREAYQLADAFCRQSRIRVEELFGRLWSNTDDIDKRVVDGVLSGTYTWLEEGVLDPSGDGPWIADATPGPATGDDVHRTVR, from the coding sequence ATGTCCGCCCCATCCGACATCCCCCAGGCCCCCAAAGTCACCGAGCGCGAAGCCCGGCAGGTGGCCGAGGCCGCCCGCGAACAGGACTGGCGCAAGCCGAGTTTCGCCAAGGAACTCTTCCTCGGACGCTTCCGGCTGGACCTGATCCACCCCCATCCCCAGCCCGCCCCGGACGACGTACGGCGCGGTGAGGCCTTCCTCGCCCGGCTGCGCGAGTTCTGCGAGACGCGGGTCGACGGCGCCCTCATCGAGCGCGAGGCCAGGATCCCCGACGAGGTGATCAACGGCCTCAAGGAACTCGGCGCCCTCGGCATGAAGATCGAGACCAAGTACGGCGGCCTCGGCCTGACCCAGGTCTACTACAACAAGGCCCTCGCCCTGGCCGGTTCGGCGAACCCCTCGATCGGCGCGCTGCTCTCCGCGCACCAGTCCATCGGCGTACCGCAGCCGCTGAAGATGTTCGGCACACAGGAGCAGAAGGACACGTTCCTGCCCCGCCTCGCGCGGACGGACATCTCCGCCTTCCTCCTCACCGAGCCCGACGTCGGGTCCGACCCGGCACGGCTCGCGACCGCGGCCGTGCCCGACGGGGACGACTACGTCCTGGACGGCGTGAAGCTCTGGACGACCAACGGGGTCGTCGCCGACCTGCTCGTCGTCATGGCCCGGGTCCCCGGGTCCGACGGGCACAAGGGCGGCATCACCGCCTTCGTCGTCGAGGCCGACTCCCCGGGCATCACCGTGGAGCACCGCAACTCCTTCATGGGCCTGCGCGGCATCGAGAACGGTGTGACCCGCTTCCACCAGGTCCGGGTGCCCTCCGCCAACCGCATCGGCCCCGAGGGCGCGGGCCTCAAGATCGCCCTCACCACCCTCAACACCGGCCGCCTCTCGCTGCCCGCCATGTGCGTCGGCGTCGGGAAGTGGTCCCTGAAGATCGCCCGGGAGTGGACGGCGGTCCGCGAGCAGTGGGGCAGGGCGGTCGCCCGGCACGAGGCGGTCGGCGCGAAGATCTCCTTCATCGCCGCGACCACCTTCGCCCTCGAAGCGGTGGTGGACCTCTCCTCGCAGATGGCCGACGAGAGCCGCAACGACATCCGCATCGAGGCCGCGCTCGCCAAGCTGTACGGCTCCGAGATGGGCTGGCTGATCTCCGACGAGCTCGTCCAGATCCGCGGCGGACGCGGCTTCGAGACCGCCGCCTCGCTCGCCGCCCGAGGCGAACGCGCCGTCCCCGCCGAGCAGATGCTCCGCGACATGCGGATCAACCGGATCTTCGAGGGCTCCACGGAGATCATGCACCTGCTGATCGCCCGCGAGGCCGTCGACGCCCACCTCAAGGTCGCGGGCGACATCATCGACCCCGACAAGCCGCTCTCCGACAAGGCGAGGGCCGGGGCGAACGCCGCCGGTTTCTACGCCCGATGGCTCCCGAAGCTGGTCAGTGGCCCCGGCCGACTGCCCAACTCCTACGGCGAGTTCCGCGTCCCCGGGTACCCCGACCTCTCCGCGCACCTGCGGTACGTCGAGCGCTCGTCCCGCAAGCTGGCCCGCTCCACGTTCTACGCGATGTCCCGGTGGCAGGGCCGCATGGAGACCAAGCAGGGCTTCCTCGGCCGCATCGTCGACATCGGCGCCGAGCTCTTCGCGATGAGCGCGGCGTGCGTCCGGGCCGAGCACCTGCGGGCCGACGACGACCACGGGCGCGAGGCGTACCAGCTCGCCGACGCCTTCTGCCGGCAGTCCCGCATCCGGGTGGAGGAGCTCTTCGGCCGGCTCTGGTCCAACACCGACGACATCGACAAGCGCGTCGTCGACGGTGTCCTCTCCGGGACCTACACCTGGCTGGAGGAAGGCGTCCTCGACCCCAGCGGCGACGGCCCCTGGATCGCCGACGCCACCCCCGGCCCGGCGACCGGGGACGACGTGCACCGCACCGTCCGCTGA
- a CDS encoding SUKH-3 domain-containing protein, with product MRPPPPRDELDAWLRANGWYPGRENEAEAERLIAVRVRGSADQGFPLQPWDEVYRFVSSYAGLEFPMPLAPERKFRADPTFGYEGDAELVVELAQNLGRRLFPVGWETSENGIVLLDDVGRFFYLHHTGPYFLGGNDMEALASLMTGDQEDAESYFV from the coding sequence ATGAGACCACCACCCCCCAGGGACGAGCTCGACGCCTGGCTGCGGGCCAACGGCTGGTATCCGGGGCGAGAGAACGAGGCGGAGGCCGAGCGGCTGATCGCGGTCCGTGTCCGCGGCTCCGCCGACCAGGGCTTCCCGCTGCAGCCGTGGGACGAGGTGTACCGATTCGTCTCGTCCTACGCCGGCCTGGAGTTCCCCATGCCCCTGGCGCCGGAGAGGAAGTTCCGGGCCGATCCCACCTTCGGCTATGAAGGCGACGCCGAACTCGTCGTCGAACTGGCGCAGAACCTGGGGCGCCGGCTCTTCCCCGTGGGCTGGGAGACATCCGAGAACGGCATCGTCCTCCTGGACGATGTGGGGCGCTTCTTCTACCTGCACCACACCGGGCCCTACTTCCTCGGTGGGAATGACATGGAGGCCCTGGCCAGTCTGATGACCGGCGACCAGGAAGACGCGGAGAGCTACTTTGTCTGA
- a CDS encoding YwqJ-related putative deaminase, protein MSDLVPGVAASLLIQGTIVSHTNLTGDETPRLHPAVQAFLDALPAGLREPFIGYCAESALVSDQLWALDRQRADRGSTSLAEARDHFAGSALVAKKIRAQGDPEHGTPARVCRSCSALLDELGVDVIGS, encoded by the coding sequence TTGTCTGACCTCGTACCAGGTGTGGCCGCCTCCCTGCTCATCCAGGGAACCATCGTCAGCCACACGAATCTGACCGGTGACGAAACGCCTCGGCTTCACCCCGCCGTGCAGGCGTTCCTCGACGCACTGCCCGCCGGCCTGCGCGAGCCCTTCATCGGCTACTGCGCCGAGTCCGCGCTCGTCTCGGACCAGCTGTGGGCGCTGGACCGGCAACGCGCCGACCGGGGGAGCACGAGCCTCGCCGAGGCACGGGACCACTTCGCGGGCTCCGCGCTGGTCGCGAAGAAGATCCGTGCGCAAGGGGATCCGGAACACGGGACCCCCGCCCGCGTCTGCCGTTCCTGTTCCGCGCTGCTCGACGAACTCGGCGTCGACGTCATCGGTTCATGA
- a CDS encoding YwqJ-related putative deaminase, translated as MRHHRRDALDVSGLDASQRMRLLEHEAGELANDAQKASGQQPEGKDRIPQGCSGALVHDDVITSHTSSQGRHGQKYPDTHSALQSAYDDVQARADRGELVLGRGHGRCAEVSLISDRLHELGRTESISTTDDARRALAGSKIYTVAVGEQFDNDGNKVAHGSYLPPCRSCGPVLEALGVGLHS; from the coding sequence ATGCGTCACCACCGGCGTGACGCCCTGGACGTGAGCGGACTCGACGCCTCGCAGCGGATGCGGCTTCTCGAGCACGAAGCCGGTGAGCTCGCCAATGACGCCCAGAAGGCTTCGGGGCAACAGCCGGAGGGCAAGGACCGGATTCCGCAGGGCTGCTCCGGGGCCCTGGTCCACGACGACGTCATCACCTCACACACCAGCTCGCAGGGACGGCACGGGCAGAAGTACCCGGACACCCACTCCGCCCTGCAATCCGCCTACGACGACGTCCAGGCCCGGGCGGACCGAGGGGAGCTGGTCCTCGGCCGAGGGCACGGCAGATGCGCGGAAGTATCCTTGATCTCCGACCGGTTGCACGAGCTCGGGCGTACGGAGAGCATCTCCACCACCGACGACGCCCGCCGTGCCCTGGCCGGGAGCAAGATCTACACCGTGGCTGTCGGCGAGCAGTTCGACAACGACGGCAACAAGGTCGCGCACGGCTCGTACCTGCCGCCCTGCCGGAGTTGCGGCCCCGTGCTGGAGGCCCTGGGCGTCGGTCTGCACAGCTGA